From Thermogladius calderae 1633, a single genomic window includes:
- a CDS encoding DMT family transporter, giving the protein MVYVSLLAAVLASLVWSLNPAVISRYGRSLKPLTFTGLRALLAVAPLLALIPFRPVALNATPYGWLVIALSALLGPGLGDSLYTLSIKSVGGSLAVTVSYTYIFFTQLFSLTMAGEAVSLKTALGGVLAFTGIAVATIGSNNSRGQGKLSTGILAGLGAGVLWGLATTLVKMSLRFLPDVVSLTIVRLVLIALFLTPIGYVLEGWYDRRSFRDVVKAGLVTGILGWTIGMYLFIYSINTVGASLTAVATAFTPVLSQFTTRLVSREKVALNHVLGSIAVSLGVALNYV; this is encoded by the coding sequence GTGGTCTACGTGAGCCTGTTAGCAGCTGTACTGGCATCCCTTGTGTGGAGCCTAAACCCGGCCGTGATATCCCGGTACGGCAGGAGCTTGAAGCCCCTAACCTTCACTGGGCTAAGGGCTCTCCTGGCGGTCGCGCCTCTACTGGCGCTCATTCCCTTCAGACCAGTGGCGTTGAACGCGACCCCATACGGGTGGCTGGTGATAGCGCTGTCCGCCTTGCTCGGCCCAGGCTTAGGCGACTCTCTATACACTCTTTCCATAAAGAGCGTGGGGGGCTCATTAGCCGTGACCGTGAGCTACACGTACATCTTCTTCACCCAGCTCTTCTCTCTTACCATGGCTGGCGAGGCCGTGAGCCTCAAGACTGCTCTGGGCGGCGTGTTGGCCTTCACGGGTATCGCTGTAGCGACTATTGGATCTAACAACTCTAGAGGGCAGGGTAAACTCTCCACCGGCATACTCGCTGGTCTCGGCGCCGGTGTGCTGTGGGGGCTGGCCACAACACTGGTAAAAATGAGTCTACGCTTCCTGCCGGACGTTGTCTCTCTCACTATTGTCCGGCTGGTACTCATAGCCTTATTCCTGACACCCATCGGCTACGTCCTCGAAGGCTGGTACGACCGGCGTTCTTTCAGGGACGTCGTTAAGGCGGGGTTGGTCACTGGGATCCTCGGCTGGACGATCGGGATGTACCTGTTCATCTACTCGATCAACACGGTGGGCGCGTCGCTGACCGCCGTAGCAACCGCTTTCACGCCTGTCCTATCCCAGTTCACCACGAGGCTGGTTTCCCGGGAGAAGGTCGCCTTAAACCACGTCCTCGGCTCGATCGCCGTCTCGCTAGGAGTCGCCCTGAACTACGTCTGA
- a CDS encoding nitroreductase family protein: MRRVHLLASLLASIILAAYVASLALTSGPVVGGKHLVAGGRVVYLPLPQRTTSMTVEEAVLLRRSIREYSGQPVELEHLSLILWAAYGITDPRTGFRSTPSAGATYPLEVYVVVGERGVRSGGTYLPAGVYKYDPYTHSISLVKVATSGGSWLPPP; this comes from the coding sequence ATGAGGAGAGTACACCTGTTAGCCTCATTGCTGGCGTCGATCATCCTAGCCGCGTATGTGGCTTCGCTGGCTTTGACTAGCGGTCCGGTTGTAGGAGGGAAGCACCTGGTAGCCGGGGGGCGTGTGGTCTACTTACCTCTCCCACAGAGGACCACCAGTATGACCGTAGAGGAGGCGGTCTTGTTGAGGCGGAGTATTAGAGAGTACTCTGGTCAGCCCGTGGAGCTTGAGCACTTATCGCTCATCCTCTGGGCGGCGTACGGCATCACGGACCCAAGGACCGGGTTCAGGTCTACGCCGAGCGCGGGGGCGACCTACCCCCTAGAGGTCTACGTCGTGGTTGGCGAGAGGGGGGTGAGGTCGGGCGGCACCTACCTTCCCGCGGGCGTTTACAAGTACGACCCTTACACCCACTCCATCAGCTTGGTCAAGGTGGCGACTTCAGGAGGGAGCTGGCTACCGCCGCCCTAG
- a CDS encoding SagB/ThcOx family dehydrogenase, with protein sequence MVVTAVFERTTRVYGERGYLRYVPMEVGHLGQNVYLVSTALGYGCVVVGAFYDDRVREVVGAGAQEVPMYIIPVGRPARSHYTSFEEVWEYIISRRGSS encoded by the coding sequence ATAGTCGTAACAGCGGTTTTCGAGAGGACGACGAGAGTCTACGGGGAGAGGGGCTACCTCAGGTATGTACCCATGGAGGTCGGTCACCTAGGGCAAAACGTATACTTGGTCTCCACGGCCCTCGGCTACGGCTGCGTCGTGGTTGGGGCCTTTTACGACGACAGGGTCAGAGAGGTCGTAGGAGCCGGCGCGCAGGAGGTACCCATGTACATCATACCGGTGGGCCGCCCCGCGAGGAGCCACTACACCTCTTTCGAGGAGGTCTGGGAGTACATCATCTCGAGGAGGGGGTCTAGTTGA
- a CDS encoding RidA family protein produces the protein MVNTGVLSTRPVYSSRAPKPIGPYSQAVLVDGWLFVSGQIPVDPATGEVVRGDFRSQVTRVLENIKAIVEDAGGTLRDVVKVTVYLRDLSRVGEFNEVYAKYFGESLPARSLVGVSDLPKGVDIEVEVIARLKSGSGGE, from the coding sequence GTGGTTAACACGGGGGTGCTGTCTACGAGGCCGGTCTACTCTAGTAGAGCACCGAAGCCGATAGGCCCCTACAGCCAGGCCGTACTAGTGGACGGCTGGCTGTTTGTCTCGGGGCAGATACCCGTAGACCCGGCCACCGGCGAGGTGGTCAGGGGCGACTTCAGAAGCCAGGTTACCAGGGTGCTCGAGAACATCAAGGCCATAGTCGAGGACGCGGGGGGCACGCTCAGAGACGTGGTCAAGGTGACCGTCTACTTGAGGGACCTGAGCCGCGTAGGTGAGTTCAACGAGGTTTACGCGAAGTACTTCGGGGAGAGCCTACCTGCCAGGAGCCTCGTCGGCGTCTCGGACCTGCCCAAGGGGGTCGACATCGAAGTCGAGGTCATAGCGCGCCTAAAAAGCGGTAGTGGGGGCGAGTAA
- a CDS encoding 30S ribosomal protein S25 yields the protein MSKKREKAEKPLPPELALTSPDLTGELLAKVEKEIARAEEPYVTPSTIAQKYGVKVSTAKKILRLLEEKGLVKPVSHTRRTRVYVVVK from the coding sequence ATGTCGAAGAAGAGGGAGAAAGCCGAGAAGCCTCTACCACCCGAGCTCGCCTTAACGTCGCCGGACTTGACCGGGGAGTTGCTGGCCAAGGTCGAGAAGGAGATCGCGAGAGCCGAGGAACCGTACGTAACCCCAAGTACTATAGCGCAGAAGTACGGGGTCAAAGTGAGCACTGCCAAGAAGATCCTGAGGCTACTCGAGGAGAAGGGGCTCGTGAAGCCGGTCTCTCACACGAGGAGGACCCGGGTCTACGTCGTCGTGAAGTAA
- a CDS encoding site-specific DNA-methyltransferase, whose amino-acid sequence MREVPISEYLEFVSRNREVVVEDQVIRLDPIEVKRLEPLPEELTDVSTTVWSFPVRGGWATHRGDYRGNWAPQIPRALILMYTRPGDVVLDPMVGSGTTLIEAKLLGRNSIGVDINYNAVMLALHRLYYLEKALAEYLKRLREGAGAVGGGAGPAFGDAMPEDVERAWYKVYHGDARSLSLLGSESVDLVATHPPYFNIIDYGGGERPEGDLSAARDLEEYLRWVREVAGELYRVLKPGKYCAVLVGDTRVHKHYVPISHYVLQAFLDAGFLLKEEVIKVQHKMKTTREVWSRVKNRDFLLIYHEKLFILRKPGQSEESRPSRLKYSGRQPFIKFEL is encoded by the coding sequence ATGCGGGAGGTCCCGATAAGCGAGTACCTCGAGTTCGTCTCTAGGAACAGGGAGGTCGTCGTCGAAGACCAGGTGATAAGACTCGACCCTATAGAAGTCAAGCGGCTGGAGCCCCTCCCAGAGGAGCTCACCGACGTGTCGACGACGGTCTGGAGCTTCCCGGTAAGGGGTGGCTGGGCCACCCACAGGGGGGACTACAGGGGTAACTGGGCGCCTCAGATACCCAGGGCGCTTATACTCATGTACACGAGGCCCGGTGACGTAGTTCTAGACCCCATGGTGGGTAGCGGGACTACGCTGATAGAGGCGAAGCTCCTGGGTAGGAACTCGATCGGCGTTGACATAAACTACAACGCGGTCATGCTCGCGCTCCACAGGCTCTACTACCTCGAGAAGGCCCTCGCGGAGTACTTGAAGAGGTTGCGGGAGGGGGCCGGGGCGGTGGGCGGAGGAGCGGGCCCGGCCTTCGGGGACGCTATGCCGGAGGACGTGGAGAGGGCCTGGTACAAGGTATACCACGGCGACGCCAGGAGTCTGAGCCTCCTCGGGAGCGAGAGCGTCGACCTGGTCGCGACACACCCGCCGTACTTCAACATTATAGACTACGGGGGCGGGGAGAGGCCCGAGGGCGACCTGTCTGCCGCTAGAGACCTCGAGGAGTACCTGAGGTGGGTGAGGGAGGTGGCCGGGGAGCTCTACAGGGTCTTGAAGCCGGGTAAGTACTGCGCTGTACTGGTAGGAGACACCAGGGTGCACAAGCACTACGTCCCGATATCACACTACGTGCTCCAGGCCTTCCTGGACGCCGGCTTCCTCCTCAAGGAGGAGGTCATCAAGGTTCAGCACAAGATGAAGACCACGAGAGAGGTCTGGAGCAGGGTCAAGAACAGGGACTTCCTACTGATATACCACGAGAAGCTCTTCATACTAAGGAAGCCGGGTCAGTCCGAAGAGAGCAGACCTAGCAGGCTCAAGTACAGCGGGAGACAGCCCTTCATCAAATTCGAGCTATAA
- a CDS encoding Piwi domain-containing protein yields the protein MFRVDLETIRGELEGSPSINVYGLAFKEPIREDDPCIQALENIGYYDGGSRRLYTTRPIGDLPEPCRDSVSLGSHKAVTLKEVPVDGIRSIIKVYVRDKVLRGSRAVLEESDEVGGILDEVLKGLTSKGYRNVRRSRSVFHVGRWNARLTVDSNDVYVFWFNDELFVALNVGLDIDYNGNLWDHMAERSLDKLRSLVEHVRCRYILDIARGRPGTYVVANVIDRSSYEEKSPPMGYEELVKYPVVKAREEGLETRFERLMKKLVGEVDPNQPVLEATRAGKMGRRPVYIPAQYCIPVYDPRLAEKHEDRALAKLRELVNSIGYKGKLINAIARSLGYLSEATHLNIERIEGEKPLKVELVEVEYNGGKPSIINRSKREVSFTADVMKPLRLISIVKEVEEGRRVKIEIPVPNYVPATLRELDELQLLVLVEDGLDPLSFEIMDVVVENVTRLYEIVREVYEPLKIKLPKLRVHRQPILFTHGDYSNVLKEVRKVTGGKLAFAFILGERPADDEEDYYRPLKKVLFKGNVISQNIDVRKYVSDGRVDKRILMPAISNMFYDMLGKLGVKYLTLSKSTDYDLIIGVDVGHGEVEGSRIVGSVVLFDKMGRLMNLVPVYGLGYPGRETARIGDLLEQIEYENYAELKGKRILVLRDGRLTKEEVTQLADISRTKDCTIEVINVKKRTPFQQLSDSRVAWFVDIGDAYLLKTHMLKRDMLPRPIKIDKVKYVFAKGTVREERVSVDDLRLLRGLSHLNYSTIEGETGLRLPAPVHYADKLLDALRSGWEIERRYLRDGLLYFL from the coding sequence GTGTTTAGGGTCGACTTGGAGACTATCCGGGGTGAGCTTGAGGGTAGTCCTTCGATTAACGTGTATGGGCTAGCATTCAAGGAGCCTATTAGAGAGGATGATCCCTGTATTCAGGCTTTGGAAAATATCGGTTACTACGATGGTGGTAGTAGGCGTCTCTACACCACTAGGCCTATAGGCGATCTTCCAGAGCCTTGTAGGGATAGCGTATCTCTAGGCTCGCACAAGGCTGTGACTCTTAAGGAAGTCCCCGTCGACGGTATACGCAGTATTATCAAGGTCTATGTCAGGGATAAGGTTCTACGCGGTTCTAGAGCGGTACTTGAAGAAAGTGATGAAGTCGGAGGGATCCTCGACGAAGTCTTAAAGGGGCTTACTAGCAAGGGGTATAGGAATGTTAGGAGGTCAAGAAGCGTCTTCCATGTTGGCAGGTGGAATGCTAGGCTCACCGTTGATAGTAATGATGTCTACGTCTTCTGGTTTAACGACGAGCTATTCGTGGCCTTAAACGTGGGTCTCGACATAGACTACAACGGTAACCTATGGGACCACATGGCTGAGAGGAGCCTGGATAAGCTAAGGAGCCTAGTGGAACACGTCAGGTGCAGGTACATACTAGATATCGCTAGGGGTAGACCCGGAACTTATGTTGTAGCAAACGTCATTGACAGGAGCTCCTACGAGGAGAAGAGCCCTCCGATGGGGTACGAGGAGCTGGTAAAATACCCCGTCGTGAAGGCCCGAGAGGAGGGTTTAGAGACCAGGTTTGAACGGCTCATGAAGAAGCTCGTCGGGGAGGTTGATCCAAACCAGCCGGTACTGGAGGCAACTAGAGCCGGTAAGATGGGGAGGAGGCCAGTCTACATACCAGCACAGTACTGTATTCCCGTATACGACCCGAGATTAGCTGAAAAGCACGAGGACAGGGCCTTAGCTAAACTCAGGGAGCTCGTAAACAGTATAGGCTATAAGGGTAAGCTGATCAACGCGATAGCCAGGAGCTTGGGATACCTCTCGGAAGCCACTCACTTGAACATAGAGAGGATAGAGGGCGAAAAGCCCCTTAAAGTCGAACTAGTTGAGGTAGAGTATAACGGTGGCAAGCCAAGTATCATAAATAGATCCAAGCGCGAAGTCTCGTTCACAGCCGACGTGATGAAACCGCTACGACTAATAAGTATTGTTAAGGAAGTCGAAGAGGGTAGGAGAGTAAAGATCGAGATACCGGTACCCAACTATGTACCGGCAACCCTACGGGAGCTCGATGAACTCCAGCTACTAGTACTGGTTGAGGATGGGCTAGACCCCCTCTCATTCGAGATCATGGACGTCGTAGTTGAGAACGTTACGAGGTTATACGAGATAGTTAGGGAGGTCTACGAGCCCCTTAAAATCAAACTACCAAAGCTGAGGGTCCACAGACAGCCCATCTTGTTCACTCACGGTGATTATAGCAACGTGTTGAAGGAAGTCAGGAAAGTAACTGGCGGAAAGCTGGCCTTTGCCTTTATACTAGGTGAGCGTCCGGCTGACGACGAGGAGGACTACTATAGGCCTCTCAAGAAGGTGTTATTTAAGGGGAATGTTATAAGCCAGAATATCGATGTGAGGAAATACGTATCCGACGGTAGGGTTGACAAGAGAATCCTCATGCCAGCGATCTCCAACATGTTCTACGATATGCTCGGTAAGCTCGGAGTAAAGTACCTCACGTTAAGCAAGTCTACAGATTACGATCTGATCATAGGTGTTGACGTCGGCCACGGGGAGGTTGAGGGGTCTAGAATCGTAGGCTCTGTAGTGTTGTTCGACAAGATGGGCCGTCTAATGAACTTGGTTCCGGTGTACGGGCTCGGATACCCTGGTAGGGAGACAGCTAGGATAGGGGATCTACTAGAGCAGATCGAGTACGAAAATTACGCTGAACTCAAGGGGAAGAGAATCCTAGTACTGAGAGACGGTCGTTTAACCAAAGAGGAGGTAACCCAGCTGGCAGACATATCGAGGACAAAAGACTGCACGATAGAAGTAATAAATGTCAAGAAGAGGACTCCGTTCCAGCAGTTGTCGGATAGTCGAGTCGCATGGTTCGTTGACATAGGGGATGCCTATCTGCTGAAGACTCATATGCTGAAGAGGGACATGCTACCAAGGCCTATTAAGATCGACAAGGTGAAGTACGTGTTCGCGAAGGGTACAGTGAGAGAGGAGCGGGTGTCGGTGGACGACCTGAGGCTACTCAGGGGGCTCTCCCACCTGAACTACTCGACGATAGAGGGCGAGACCGGGCTCAGGCTACCAGCCCCGGTACACTACGCTGATAAACTCCTCGACGCGTTGAGGAGTGGGTGGGAGATCGAGAGGAGGTATCTGAGAGACGGCCTACTCTACTTCCTCTAA
- a CDS encoding DEAD/DEAH box helicase yields the protein MVNSMCLRGVSVRLLLPNSTPWELIGRLGSCVEVRFYSGLLGARGLWVVDGKAYRGPCRLTCDVVSRPIALRELPSGLERFERLWGRARANTQGYVEVAEPRFGACIRSNLEYATLTLEPYVRPLLNVVEDLTLRLRGGLVRLLRGSWYPFTLLNPRLQQLLKKKGFKEPTPIQVLAIPRVLAGRNLLVVAPTGSGKTESVLLPVISKLLDERERRGGLVGVKVLYVTPMRALCHDIAERIRGLTRPLFDGSSDPVGEWHSDVDRDVKDEICTTPPLILVTTPESLELILDTRPECWKRLANVDYVVVDEVHEVISGKRGEQILILLERLRRLTGGRIQRLFISATLPNPDLIARLLGGSDGPVEVVRDPRSRVVEARMIMVGDDEELVTALVNAIGDDKGYLVFVNTRALAELLHHKLNKKGVKDIGVHHGSVAPAIRRELERMFREGRLRGLVATRTLELGVDIGSAEKVALLGSPRLPEYFAQRVGRSSHKPHTVSKVALIALDATDVLELIAIMSMLSRRRLVGYEVYTPSLDVIAREILAETYRSGGRGVGVSEVRELLRLAFPYTADLDEGLEELIEELADKGLLKRAGDRLLLGDEFRRVWDRRAWKSFFSFIPPREEVKIVDMSGNEVGAVDVANLVFIRPGSVIRLAGRVWRVVDIKPEKSGRREIRVVATDTDEFTIPIWKSGGIPVHASVAVEVYRLLGRLSELGERRVARFGSLRVELDDSIRGLLRELSKVKHYVAPGYRTMVVDRIASRVFKVKPRKLGLTRGYDLVVTTMLYPFGSKISNTITSILLAGSRRDEVVYVLPKPYGILVVHKPSLDVVKYLLNVDQREIKESIKTHPICWL from the coding sequence GTGGTCAACTCCATGTGCTTGCGTGGTGTTAGCGTTAGACTTCTCCTCCCCAACAGTACCCCGTGGGAGCTTATCGGTAGACTAGGCTCGTGTGTCGAGGTTAGGTTTTACAGTGGCCTCTTGGGCGCTAGGGGTCTGTGGGTTGTTGATGGTAAAGCCTATAGGGGACCTTGTAGGCTGACATGTGATGTTGTATCCAGGCCCATCGCTCTACGCGAGCTACCCAGCGGTTTAGAGAGATTTGAAAGGTTGTGGGGCAGGGCTAGAGCCAACACTCAGGGTTACGTGGAGGTGGCCGAGCCTAGGTTTGGAGCCTGTATACGCTCTAACCTCGAGTACGCCACGCTAACGCTGGAGCCCTACGTGAGACCCCTCCTCAACGTCGTCGAGGATTTAACGCTTAGACTTAGGGGTGGATTGGTTAGACTACTTAGGGGCTCCTGGTACCCTTTCACATTGTTGAATCCCAGGCTTCAGCAACTCCTCAAGAAGAAGGGCTTCAAGGAGCCTACGCCTATACAAGTACTAGCGATACCGAGAGTTCTAGCTGGTAGAAACCTTCTAGTTGTAGCCCCGACTGGGTCCGGTAAAACGGAGAGCGTCCTACTACCCGTTATCAGTAAACTCCTAGACGAACGCGAGAGGAGGGGCGGTCTAGTGGGGGTGAAAGTCCTCTACGTAACACCCATGAGAGCCCTATGCCACGATATAGCTGAGAGGATTAGAGGCTTAACCCGCCCACTCTTCGATGGCTCCTCGGATCCCGTCGGGGAGTGGCATAGCGACGTGGATAGAGATGTTAAGGATGAGATTTGTACAACGCCACCACTCATCCTGGTTACAACACCTGAATCGCTGGAGCTGATCCTAGACACTAGGCCCGAATGCTGGAAGCGCCTGGCTAACGTTGACTACGTTGTAGTAGACGAGGTACACGAGGTTATAAGCGGTAAGAGGGGCGAGCAGATTTTAATCCTACTAGAGAGGCTTAGGAGGCTAACCGGAGGGAGGATCCAGCGACTCTTCATATCAGCAACACTTCCAAACCCAGACCTCATAGCTAGACTCCTGGGGGGTAGTGATGGCCCTGTTGAGGTGGTGAGAGACCCCAGGAGTAGAGTGGTGGAGGCTAGAATGATCATGGTTGGTGATGATGAGGAGCTTGTAACAGCCTTAGTGAACGCTATAGGGGATGATAAGGGTTACCTCGTATTCGTTAACACTAGAGCGCTAGCGGAGCTACTGCACCATAAACTCAACAAGAAGGGAGTTAAGGACATAGGCGTGCACCACGGTTCTGTAGCTCCCGCAATAAGAAGGGAGCTGGAGAGGATGTTTAGAGAGGGAAGGCTCAGGGGCTTAGTGGCTACGAGGACTCTGGAACTAGGCGTAGACATCGGCTCGGCAGAAAAGGTGGCTCTTCTGGGGTCGCCTAGGCTTCCCGAGTACTTCGCGCAGAGGGTGGGCAGGAGCTCTCACAAGCCGCACACTGTGTCCAAGGTGGCTCTTATAGCGTTGGATGCTACGGATGTACTCGAGCTCATAGCCATAATGAGCATGCTTAGTAGGAGGAGACTGGTAGGCTACGAAGTCTACACGCCATCGCTGGACGTGATAGCTAGGGAGATCCTGGCTGAGACCTACAGATCGGGGGGTAGAGGGGTGGGGGTATCGGAGGTTAGAGAGCTACTAAGGCTAGCCTTCCCCTATACCGCCGACCTCGATGAGGGGTTGGAGGAGCTGATTGAAGAACTCGCAGATAAGGGCCTACTGAAGCGAGCTGGTGACAGGCTACTGCTAGGCGACGAATTTAGACGAGTGTGGGACAGGAGAGCTTGGAAGAGCTTCTTCTCCTTCATACCACCGAGAGAGGAGGTGAAGATCGTAGATATGAGTGGGAACGAGGTAGGAGCCGTGGACGTCGCCAACCTTGTCTTCATAAGACCCGGCAGCGTGATTAGACTAGCTGGTAGAGTATGGCGGGTCGTCGATATCAAGCCCGAGAAATCCGGGAGAAGGGAGATCAGAGTCGTAGCTACCGATACCGACGAGTTCACGATACCGATTTGGAAGAGCGGCGGTATACCGGTTCACGCCAGCGTCGCAGTCGAAGTCTACAGGTTACTAGGAAGGCTGAGTGAGCTCGGGGAGAGGAGGGTCGCCAGGTTCGGTAGTTTAAGGGTGGAGCTAGACGACAGTATTAGGGGCTTGCTGAGAGAGCTCTCTAAGGTGAAGCACTACGTAGCCCCCGGATATAGGACGATGGTGGTCGATAGGATAGCCTCTAGGGTGTTTAAGGTTAAACCGAGGAAGCTCGGCCTTACTAGGGGGTACGATCTAGTCGTGACAACCATGCTTTACCCGTTTGGAAGCAAAATCTCCAATACGATAACATCGATACTACTCGCTGGGAGCAGGAGGGATGAGGTCGTGTACGTGTTACCCAAGCCGTACGGGATACTAGTAGTCCATAAGCCAAGCCTAGACGTAGTCAAATACCTACTAAACGTTGACCAAAGGGAGATAAAGGAGTCGATCAAAACTCACCCTATATGCTGGTTGTAG
- a CDS encoding A/G-specific adenine glycosylase — MRFFDPGFSDRVRAFREAVVEWYRSHGDKSLPWRAARDPWHVLVAVFLLRRTSKSKVVKVYEEFLRRYPSPGALLSAGEDEVRELIRPLGLEHARARQLKELAEQIERRFGGSVPCSRDELKELKGVGDYAASEVLLAACGRPEPLFDTNMIRVIERVFGVRSTRRRPHRDPRLWEFARALVPSDPQLAREFNYGVFDIARKYCRARSPKCAGCPLTHVCDYYSRLEGSHQAPRPSGP, encoded by the coding sequence GTGCGGTTCTTCGACCCGGGGTTCAGCGATAGGGTTCGGGCGTTCCGGGAGGCTGTTGTCGAGTGGTACAGGAGCCACGGGGATAAGAGCCTGCCTTGGAGAGCCGCGAGGGACCCGTGGCACGTGCTCGTAGCGGTCTTCCTCCTGAGGAGGACGTCCAAGAGCAAGGTCGTTAAGGTCTACGAGGAGTTCCTGAGACGGTACCCCAGCCCGGGGGCCCTCTTGTCCGCTGGCGAGGACGAGGTGAGGGAGCTCATACGGCCCCTGGGCTTGGAGCACGCGAGGGCCAGGCAACTCAAGGAGCTGGCCGAGCAAATCGAGAGGAGGTTCGGGGGTAGTGTCCCCTGTAGCAGGGATGAGCTCAAGGAGCTCAAAGGCGTGGGGGACTACGCCGCGTCGGAGGTCCTGCTAGCGGCCTGCGGCAGGCCGGAGCCCCTCTTTGACACGAACATGATAAGGGTTATCGAGAGGGTGTTCGGCGTCAGGTCGACCAGGAGGAGGCCGCACAGGGACCCCCGGCTCTGGGAGTTCGCCAGAGCCCTAGTGCCCAGCGACCCGCAGCTGGCCAGGGAGTTCAACTACGGGGTTTTCGACATAGCGAGAAAGTACTGCAGAGCCCGAAGCCCCAAGTGCGCAGGGTGCCCCCTCACACACGTATGCGACTACTACTCGAGGCTCGAGGGGTCACATCAAGCCCCGCGGCCCAGCGGGCCGTAG
- a CDS encoding PA14 domain-containing protein, with amino-acid sequence MGLEGLIKVKKRGLIPGLKAFFYTWSGESPPQDTSGLTPVAAAVHGRVDFTWWDSPMRGVPPEFFMVEWRGFLRVDEPGSYRFYVVTDDGSRLYLDGKLVIDAWRDQPPTLYMSEEVYLRRGFYKLRLLFYCRYRFSQIRLGWIAGGRSEVLSSDRLYHAISDKAFIESGAPGLAVEAVSLDGERTVCEVLPCALKLPSADDYVHVKIRVFKEGHLVYDTGEYLTLFGGDRVEVEA; translated from the coding sequence GTGGGTCTGGAAGGGTTGATCAAGGTCAAGAAGAGAGGCCTCATACCGGGGCTCAAGGCCTTCTTCTACACCTGGAGCGGCGAGTCCCCTCCCCAGGACACCTCCGGCCTGACGCCGGTCGCGGCGGCTGTCCACGGCAGGGTGGACTTTACCTGGTGGGACTCGCCCATGAGGGGTGTACCGCCCGAGTTCTTCATGGTCGAGTGGAGGGGCTTCCTCAGGGTGGACGAGCCCGGCTCCTACAGGTTCTACGTGGTGACGGACGACGGGAGCAGGCTCTACCTGGACGGGAAGCTAGTGATAGACGCCTGGAGAGACCAGCCGCCGACGCTCTACATGAGCGAGGAGGTCTACTTGAGGAGGGGCTTCTACAAGCTGAGGCTCTTGTTCTACTGCAGGTACAGGTTCTCGCAGATACGCCTTGGCTGGATAGCAGGCGGGAGGAGCGAGGTGCTTTCCAGCGACCGGCTCTACCACGCGATATCAGACAAGGCCTTCATAGAGTCCGGGGCTCCTGGCCTGGCGGTCGAGGCCGTGTCCCTAGACGGGGAGAGGACCGTGTGCGAGGTCCTGCCGTGCGCCCTAAAGCTCCCGAGCGCCGACGACTACGTACACGTCAAGATCAGGGTCTTTAAAGAAGGGCACCTAGTGTACGACACGGGGGAGTACCTCACCCTCTTCGGCGGAGACAGAGTCGAGGTCGAAGCGTAG
- a CDS encoding HD domain-containing protein, whose product MVVVSPQLVKTLVAGSRLLEEAYYTLLNDVEVQALWEMANVMAVKRLRYNDHGPVHAQIAAGAALYLYQLLRKKGVESSLIKDGIVDTEEEAALVPLVGALLHDVGNSVHRDNHERVGALLSEPIVSRLLGSLIDDPRKRVRLRQEILHSIYCTAYDVDCLTVEAGCVKVGDGLDMAEGRARVPYSLGNINIHSLSALSIKSVEVLEGESSPVKILVYMDETAGVFQVDEVLMPKLKTTPLRKYVEVYAISGDRVLKTYSPS is encoded by the coding sequence GTGGTAGTGGTCAGCCCCCAGCTGGTGAAGACGCTTGTGGCCGGCAGCAGGCTACTGGAGGAGGCCTACTACACCCTGCTGAACGACGTGGAGGTGCAGGCCCTGTGGGAGATGGCCAACGTCATGGCCGTCAAGAGGCTGAGGTACAACGACCACGGCCCCGTACACGCGCAGATAGCAGCGGGCGCGGCCCTGTACCTCTACCAGCTCCTCAGGAAGAAAGGTGTCGAGTCCTCACTAATCAAGGACGGGATAGTCGACACAGAGGAGGAGGCAGCCCTGGTCCCGCTGGTCGGCGCACTGCTACACGACGTGGGGAACTCCGTCCACAGAGACAACCACGAGAGGGTCGGGGCCCTGCTCTCCGAGCCGATAGTCTCGAGGCTCCTGGGCTCTTTGATCGACGACCCGCGTAAGAGGGTCAGGCTGAGGCAGGAGATACTCCACAGCATATACTGCACCGCCTACGACGTGGACTGCCTCACGGTGGAGGCCGGGTGCGTAAAGGTCGGAGACGGGCTGGACATGGCAGAGGGGAGGGCTAGAGTCCCGTACTCTCTAGGGAACATCAACATCCACAGCTTGTCTGCCCTGAGCATCAAGAGCGTCGAGGTCCTGGAGGGGGAGAGCAGCCCAGTCAAGATACTCGTCTACATGGACGAGACAGCGGGCGTCTTCCAGGTAGACGAGGTGCTCATGCCGAAGCTGAAGACGACGCCGCTGAGAAAGTACGTAGAGGTGTACGCGATCTCCGGAGACAGGGTCCTCAAGACATACTCGCCATCTTGA